A region of the Montipora foliosa isolate CH-2021 chromosome 8, ASM3666993v2, whole genome shotgun sequence genome:
AAATAGCGAAAGGTATGTTTTGTGCCCGGAAAACGCAGCAGCCTGAGCAAAATTTACCCTTGCCTAACTGGCACACCGTAGACAGAAAATGAAAAGGGGTTGTAATAATGATTAGTTATCGCGTGGCTTTGAAATAGTCACGTCCTCGTTGTTGCTTAGGTTTCTTAACTTTCTAttccaaaactgaaaaaaaaaaaagaaaagaaaaaagaacagtACGGTCCGAGCAAATGGGCGTAGTAAGATATGTTGCCAGCGAATTGAATGCTAATTATTTtcttattctcggttttcacatgacgtcacgaccgccatgttggtgcccaaaacaaagaaaaggcggccatgttggtgccccgaccaaatcctccgggaatttaactctattattatgcaaacgcttcctttttttttcgttgaaaaacatggctgttgatcacgtgaatgaaaaccagcaattgaaaTCTCTGTCCAAACTACAGACCTCTAATAAACTTGGTCCGAGGGCAGTACGCGCTTCGTATTTTTTCCCAGAAACGTAGAAGAAAAGACGATGAAATTACAGAACGGTCCGAGCACATGGGCGTAATAAGATATATCATATCGCTGGATCTTTGAAACAAGCGActcactgattaaaaaaaaaaactttaaaaaacagAGTTTCTTAAACTTGGCAATTAACAACCTGTATACCCTGTCAgagaaacaaattaaatgagGCACTCTTCATACCAGTTTCCAGTTTTCCTTGAAATCTTATTTAGGTAACTTGCATTCATTCATCACAATCATTGGAAGTTCAAATGCTGTAGCAAAGAGAATGATCATCCGCCAACATAATTTTATTGAGTAAAATCTTGAGACGAACAGATGTTTTTCATAGCCGTCGAGTTTTCATATTCTTGGCAACTGACACTTTTTGTTTTTCGCTAACAGAGTGCGGCAGGAAAGCTCTCGGGTCTCGAATCGTTGGAGGCCAGGAAGCCCAACCTCATTCGTGGCCGTGGCAGTTATCCTTGCGTATTGGCTCCAGTCACACCTGCGGAGCGTCTCTTCTAAACCAAAATTGGGCCTTGACAGCCGCCCATTGCGTTTATAGCAGCAGTAACCCGTCGAGATACACATTACTTTTGGGTAAGTTCATACTATGATTAACATAGCCTTGATTCCCTTTAATGAGCAAAACCGCATTTAAGAAGGCTCGAATGGGTTTTCAGCTAAGCCTGTAGATGTAGGCCTCACACGCTATATTGGGGACTTAATATCTATAACAGTGTAGTCGACGAAAACGTTGTtgcgtgacgttctcgttgacggccgcgtcgtagatcttaagttCCCTACTTACGCTCATGACTCGAGCATATCAGACTGCAAAATCTGGGAACCACCCTTTGTTAGAAATGTTGAGGAATACCTCAAAACTTCGCTCGGTGATCTACCCTGATTTTTTCCATACAAATAGGAGTCGTATTATTGTATTCTTAAACTGAAGTTTTCTATGAGCAGTCCTgtactgttgccatggcaatggGGCTGTCAGACACCCTTAAAAAGACCAGCAGTGTTATTATTCTTTTCCATTCGATATCCACTTTTACCTGTGGAAAACCCTAATTTCGAGCCTCGTTAAGGCGAGGAGTGTTAAATGTTCCAATGGAGACAACATGAGATGACCTAAGTTCTTATAACAACCCACCAGGTCTATGAACGCGAACGTTGTTTGTCCTCATCTGAAACGAAAAAGGGTAACCATTTGCACATCTTATTAAAAAGGAACCGCCCTTGAAGGTCCTGAGTGTTAATCGGCCTTAATTAATCAAAGCCCGCGCACTCTGGCACCAAAATTCAACACTATTTTAACTTAAGCAACCAGGTAGCGTGTCACAACGCATCATTTCAGGGATAGCGTTCATGTTCAATACAGCGACAGCTACATGATGAGATTTATGGTATTAAGTATACATGTGAAACATGTGTCACAAGGCGTCGTCTTTAGCCTAAGAACTTCATGTATTACTTTTTGGTTAGGGTTTTGGTAAAAGTTCCCAGTTTAAGGGTCGCATTGTGACGCCTACACCATTGAGCGTGAATCTCATTTGCGTTATAACCTTGGACAGCCCTCAGGGATAGCTATCGAAATGAAAGTTGATAAGTTTTGATTAAATCATCAAGTAGTTTCAACGAAATTGATTTTTGCTCCGTTTGTCACATCGGGAATATGGAACGGCCAGCAAACTGAGTATATTACTTGACCTATGTCTCAACAGGTGCTCACAACAGGGGGAGAGGTGAACAAGTTAATTTAAAAAGAGTCATTAAACATCCTCAATTCAGCATGCGACATTTGCGCCACGATGTTGCTCTGTTGCAGTTGGCGAGACCAGCGCAACTTAGCAGTAAAGTTGGTACTATCTGTCTGCCCAGACACGGATCTCGCGTCGGTACAGGAACCACCTGTTATGTTTCAGGTAATTGCTCAAAAATGATGTACCTGTCATGGCCGAATGTTGCTTTGGTAAATCATCAGATTAGCGTTTTTCTAATTTCATACGCAATAACAGTAGTGATAATGATGAACGATGGCGGTGACGAAGAcgtttatgatgatgatgatgataatgtggATGTTGATGTTaacgatgaggatgatgatgatggtaatcataataaaagtaataataacaataataataataataataataataataataataataataataattattattattattgttactatcGGACGTACCGCGAAAAGCGTAACAAAGTCATAGAATATTTCCGCTCACCAAATACGGTATTAGATTCCCACAAGAGTCCTGCAAATattaggccactttggaaaataccataattctctttgtttgttcccccaaattttgcataagcattgttttcagtttctcttgggacttacaatggtcacaagagaaaacaaaaacaatgcttattcaaaatttggggggggggggggggacaaacaaagagtattatggtatttcctAAAGTGGCCTATTCCTACGGATTCCTGAAAAGATGTCATATTTTCCTGCAATGATAAACTCTTGGTTAGCAAGGCAGTGTTCCGAACAAATGTTAACTTTGTGAAGTGCGGTTTAGAGGTCAATTGGAGAAATGATACCACTAACTAGACAAtcgaagcaattgtctctttaaaGACACGggaaaaattcaggtgactttGACGGCATTCGAACCTATGATCTCTATGATGCCGGTGTAGTGctcttaccaactgagctatgaagccactcagttgagaACAGGCCAATATTTGTGAAGTGTCTGATACTTGTGCTTCTGCTGTCGTCAATAGTGAGAACCAGGCTTAATAATAGCTTTGGCCAAAAAAACTAGTAAAAGCAACCTGCAAATGATcgtttagagcgagtttcaatcgagtgtcgttaaaccaaaaccaaagtaattggccaatcaaaaaggatggagacaatccagtaaaccaatcaaaactcgaagtaataacacgtagccgacacaaagcgaggGAAAATGGGAAGGCGATAGCCACGATTGGCTTTGGTTTCATTCCTGATTGGTTGAagaagtggcgcgagaactttgaaccaaccactgagtgaagtaattccTGCAGCCCCTGCGTCGATTCGTGGAAATTTCTACGACCCCGTGGATTCTTGAAAATTTCTACAAACACATGATcgttcgtcatcatcatcatcatgaacCTTACTGGCATAATAATCACagggtgctttccttttgtcagtaCTGGCCAgccagacccatcagtttgcaaagaaaatgcaacaatttacAGAAACATTTGCACGATAATCCCTTGCATTGTTCCGGAGGAATATACACCATTCTCGAAGTGTGATATATTGAAGACGTTGTAGAGTTATTCCTTCCTAATGCCCGGTCTTGCCGGTCAGTTCTTTTAAATGGAGAGCGCCCACAATAATAATGCTTAGCACAAATGATCTTGAAAATCAGGAAAACTAAGTGCAAATAAAATCTCATTAAAGCAGATTAGATCAAGTCGgataaataattaacaattattcgccgaaggtaaactgaatattggtgaatatttaccgagacgtaatcgaggtaaatattcaccaatattcgctatgcctgaggcgaataattgttttagtgtaattttcggcGGTGAATataaagaaagtgcaaaacaacgtgctaaaacaagataaaaaggcacgaaaagtgcttgattggcttagcagccgcgcctccacaatgttatattcaccgggtagcgcggtgaatataacactaaattcttTTACTAAAAACTGTAtcattggatagtgcaattcgagagttttgattggctaagccatcatgggttatgagccattagtatatactaaaacagtggatagtgttgaactcgcgcgctgattggctcgtcaaactccggatatcctgtgctatttacctccgagcaactcaggaaaaaatggcgtcccgatttgcatccgtgacaagtaaagaaaacatcaaaattaattttttgtggtgtaTATTATCtccctgttttagtatatactaaaaaaactattcacctcagtgtcggtggatatttaccgttGGATATTttcaccgctagccacctctaCTTCGGTGGATAGCTGTTAATTATACCaagatctacaaacacggcaagcatatgcgtgattttttgggcctctttatttttattgtgtATTAGTTTTCTATATTTGGGGAGCGTtttgaataaaacaattattccactcgcgcttgttggatatgagatgattatagctaactcggcgctacgcgcctcgttggctatctatcatctcatatccaacgcgcactcatggaataattgttaaatattcaccgctgaaaattataccaAGTAGTATTGGTATAATTACAAAGGTAATTATTGAAAATTTCGCTGTGCTGATTGGTCGCAGCGACAGACGAAGACATTAAATATTTCAAGGAAAatgtatatttttcaaataatcacctatgtaattacactaaaacaattattcaacttaggctcggtgaatatcggtgaataaataTTCCTTGGTCATGCGTAAGAGGCCTTCTGAACACTGACAAAGAGTTGTCTTCAAATTGTATTCCCCCTCCTAATTCAATTCCTTATTTTCCCATCACTCTCGTTTAATTACCAGGATGGGGCCGCATCAGCCCATCAACCAATCAGCTTGCTACTAATCTCAAACAAGCCCCCGCTCCAGTGGCAGAACACAGCCGGTGCAGGAGGACAAATGGAGGAACTGTAGATGAGAACTCAATGGTCTGCGTAGGAGGAAGGGGAAGTAGCGTCTGCAATGGTGACAGCGGTGGACCCCTATCCTGTTTGGAGAATGGAAGGTGGGTCGTTCGGGGAGCGGCCTCTTGGGTGACAAGCAGAACTTGTCCCGGAAATACGTTCTCTGTGTACGCTAGAGTCAGCTCTTACGTGAACTGGATCAATGGTTACATCGCAAGTAAGTGTAATAGCATGAAGTACCTAGAGAGACCGCTGACTAGATTATTGGCGAGAACGGTGTATGTCGGGGGGCATGATTAAGcgtgcattcgattgaccctattctggaataagaatacatggatccttcgtttttacggagattcacattaaatttGTCAATCAGCGGCTAGAATGCTTTATTATCCTTTTTGCTTCAAACCTCCAAACATaccattttaaatcatcactctcGTATTATTATttcggaatagggtcaatcgaacgcaccctaaaagaTCCTGTTGTATTATTTCTGTTGTATTATGCTTTGTAGAATGACAGTGAGTGGCcattctgttaaaaaaaaaataagatctTAATCATCTTGTCACGTGACTTATAATTCTTGGCTTGCTCCCACGTGATCAGACGGCCATGTTATTGAGCTTTCGTGTACAAAACATAAGCAAAACGTCGCTTGCGTTTTGAACCAAATCAGCCAAAGACCATAATGCTGTTTGTTTGTCCCTCCGGAttcattttgcataagcattgtttctatttactcttgggacttataatggtcccaagagaaactgaaaacaatgcttatgcaacagtttggcgggaaaaacaaagagtattatggtctTTTTGATATTGGttaattcccaaaagaataaaAGAATTTTTCGCAGTCATTCAGTGCACCGACATGGTCGCCATGATGTCAGATGTAAGCGAAGGATACAAGTCATGTGACAGAACATTTGACTCCGACACTTCTGTTGATAAAGGTTCTATGATAGAATGGAACGATGtgtttgacaaaaaaaagaaacaccttTTTAAAACATATATATTGGCGTGGATTAACTAATCAGATTCAACAATTGTTGTATATGAGATAGTAAATAACCCAGTGAAACGGCATGTACTGaaaccaggaacaccggaacatTCCGGAACACCGGAGCACTCCGGAACACCCCagaacaccggaacactccgAAGTGTTACGGTGTTCTGGGGTGTTACGCATTATTCAAGGAGGGGAACGTTGGGTCTGCGGAAATGTAGTATCGGTTAATTTTAAGCACGGTATTTCGGAAATTGTAGTCCGAAAAGTTCAGAATTGCGGTATGATCAAACCCTACGGAAAGCTGTTCTCGTGTGTTTTGGTTCACGGTATTCGGTGCAGAAATTACGTCACGGAATTATCAGACTTCCGGTTGCTCCAGGGGAAAAGAAATTGGAAACTCTGCAACCTTCAGTCCTTGGTGCAAGATCACCTTTTGCAAGCGCGATTCGTTTTAACAATTGTTTGCTGTACTGACAAAGGTAATCCGCCCGCGCAGAGCAACATGGGGAAGAAAATGTATAACATTAATTTCGGTTAACATAAGGAATCGGCACTAGGAACAATCTGTCGAGGCACCATGTACTTATCGATGCTCTGGCTGTGTTGACATTTAGTTGTTCACAGCTGTTAAATAATGGATTCATGTGAATCCCTCTGATTAATACAACGCAACAAAGGTACAACAGCTAGTAAGCGGGATTTTAGTTAGTAAATCAAACTTCTAAACATGCAATATATGGGACTGAAGTTGTATAAATGttgaatttataattttgtttttttaattaaggatAAAATATTGTTCTCATTCCCTCCATTTTGGCATTTGCGTTTCAACGGGTGTTCACTGTCACGTACTCGTCACAAATATGCTTTGCATTGCATCTTATTTTATGATTAGTTATAACACTCTTGGTCTAATAATCGATTTTTATGATTAGGGGGCGGAGGTAGAGGTGGAGGTGGAGGAGgaattagggaatttaagatctacgacggcgacggtcgacgaaaacgtcacctcaaaatggaacttggctctatcataagtctttcgcgattattcagtgtcgttcacgtcctacaatatgggcgaagtatcctaaaaataaattggtacgggCGGTTTCAGAgcgaaaacagagaatgaaagattctctgttgcacgTTGTCGTAAAAACCTcaattttggtgatttcacgtcgtcgttatgctgAGTACCGCAACAATCcgtcctaaaatccgtgctgcacgtgcagcacgatgatttatgctcttttaaccaatgattttactgttttgtggcgatgccgtagtcgtagccgtcgcctTTTcttaaatagggagcttacgaaacgaggacggcgacggcaacgaggacttcattttaaaatacgagttcgcgttattcatatcagtacgaaactatttcatggagtttcgcgttaaaaatgtgtagtaactgtcgaggaattaaactggtatgagtgagttggaagcgtagagagagaactgaaaattcatcgtcatgtgctaacgtccttcacagaaccttgaatttggtcatttcacgtcgtcatttaggagatgacggcaaagaaatgtactaaaatgtaaaacgcacgtgcaaagcgtgcagagccattgtttttgcttattaaacctattgttttgtagcgtcgtcgttgccgtcgacgtcgtcgtttcgtaagctccctaattccctagtagcggcggcggcggcagTGGTGGAAGTAAGACTTTAGTTTCTTCCCCATTATTCTATTAAATTACATCACAAAGTAACAGATATCGTTAATTTGGTTGCAATGAAGATCATATAAGCGAAGTGAAGTGAAGAATACGTCTTCATTTTACACTTCATACCCAGAGGGTAATAAACTTTTGGCCCTCGATTAGACCAAAC
Encoded here:
- the LOC138013427 gene encoding chymotrypsinogen A-like, with the protein product MFVLSILLVISLAPSLTEECGRKALGSRIVGGQEAQPHSWPWQLSLRIGSSHTCGASLLNQNWALTAAHCVYSSSNPSRYTLLLGAHNRGRGEQVNLKRVIKHPQFSMRHLRHDVALLQLARPAQLSSKVGTICLPRHGSRVGTGTTCYVSGWGRISPSTNQLATNLKQAPAPVAEHSRCRRTNGGTVDENSMVCVGGRGSSVCNGDSGGPLSCLENGRWVVRGAASWVTSRTCPGNTFSVYARVSSYVNWINGYIASCVDSNRNCPNWAQRGYCRHTFVNYMKTNCKKSCNVCGGRGGSIALY